GGGCAGGAAGATGCGGGACGACGTGAGGATCAACGAGGAGCTCTACTCGATCATCTACGTGCCGCATCCGGTGATCGTGCCCGGCGGGCGTTTCCGCGAGTTCTACTACTGGGACTCGTACTGGATCGTCAGGGGCCTGCTGCTGTCCGAGATGCACAGCACCGTCAAGGGCATGCTGAACAATTTCGTCTCGATAGTGGACAAGATCGGTCACATACCGAACGGCGGTAGGATCTACTACGCGATGCGCTCGCACCCGCCGCTCTTGATACCCATGGTAGACGAGTATCTCAAGATCACGCACGACGACGCCTGGCTGAAAGAGAATCTCTGGCTGCTGGAGAAGGAATTCAACTTCTGGCTGACCAACCGTACCGTGGACATCGAGTTGGACGGGGTCAACTACACGCTCGCCAGATACTACGAGGAGTCGTCGGGTCCCCGGCCGGAATCTTACAAGTGAGTACCGGTGACTTCCGCGGCCCTTCCGGTAATAGCCGTGGATGAGCTAAATGATCTAGAGTTGAAGCGTACACGGGGATATTATTGTTGATGATATTGTTATGCTCATTACCTTCATGCCGGATTGGTAAGCGTTAATTTTTGTGCGTTGCGCAACACTTGCATCGTTCGCGAGAGATTCTGACCGTCGTGCAAGACGCAATGTTAATTTTGCTAGccctatattaataattagcgACGCTATTTTCACTCCCGACGTCGATTCCGACTTGGTCCATCCACTTGATTTTCTAATCTCGCGACTTGATGATTAGGGAGGACTATCTGACGAGTCAAAGTTTTCGAACCGCCGAAGAGAAGGATAATTATTATGCGGAATTGAAAACGGCGGCCGAGTCCGGATGGGATTTTTCCAGTCGATGGTTCGTACACGAGGGTACCAACAAGGGTAATTATCATTCTTTAATTGCTTCCCGCGCGATGAAAATAGAAGTCTTTATGGGTGAGCGACGTTGGGCGCAGTAATATCATTACACGTGTCTCCGCAAGTAACGATTAAAATAGCTTTGGCGGCTGGATAAAAGCGTTATTGTCACAGAGTCGACAGAAAATGACACCGCGCTAATTACATAGATTGTAATGATATCTCTCTAATTCAACgtggaaagaaagagatgtttatatatacgtgtagGAAAAGAATGTAGAATGCAACTAGAATAACTTTTTGTACGCAGATTCTTTGATTATCCGTGCGACGCTCAGTTAATATCGAATAGTAAAAGAAGCTCGAGAAGCGCTATCCTGTTTGTCATGATTTTTCCTGTtcgtcataattttttttaatggatcgAACCGAAGCTATGATGACGTATTACATATACACGCGTATAGCATTTCCCACAGTTATTGTGCTATTCCACATTAAACATCGTATCTCCAATGAGatctgcgcgcgcgcgcgcctcaAGGCCCTCCGTCTCGTTTCCTAAGTGAAAGCATTGTTCGCGGCGCGTCGGTACtctaaaattcattttcgcAAAAGTCCGTGTTGCAACTGAGATCGTTGAATCGTGTCGTTTAACCGTCTTACCTTGCTCAATTCCATAATGAAATTGAAAAGGcgtgttatataaaaattgtcataatGATCTCTTTACGAATCGCGCTTCGATATAACGACAGCTCGTAGGAGCGAGCTCGGGGAAACTGAAGACTGATTAGCGAGACGGATTCCAGGTAATCTGACAAATCTCAAGACCAGATCTATAATCCCGGTCGATCTCAATACCATAATACAACGAAACGCCGTGCTGCTGGCGCAGTACAATCGTCAGATGGGCAACGAGACGAAGGCCGCGTATTACGACGACCTGGCCGAGAAGTGGAAGGAGGCGATCAGGATGGTGTTGTGGCACGAGGAGGTGGGTGTCTGGTTGGACTACGATATGCTGAACGACATCAAGCGGGACTACTTCTATCCGACTAACATCCTGCCACTCTGGACGGACTGCTACGACACTTCGAAGAGGACCGAATACGTGTCGAAGGTGCTCAAGTACCTCGAGAAGAATCAGATCATGTTGAATCAGGGCGGCATACCGACGACGTTGGAACACTCCGGCGAACAATGGGATTATCCCAATGCCTGGCCGCCTCTCCAGTATTTCTTCGTCATGTCGTTGAACAACACGGGCGACCCATGGGCGCAGAGATTGGCCTACGAGATCAGCCAGAGATGGGTCCGTAGCAACTATAAGGCTTTCAACGAGACGCACAGCATGTACGAAAAGGTAATTCCCATGAAGAAAAGCGAAAACAGGAcgatataaagaatataaatttttgtatatcgcaattttaaaaataaatgaagctTATGTCGAAatcacttaattttttaagattttttttgcCGAATTAGTTGTCTTctggaaaaagaatttctaacGCGAGGGAATTTTGTTGGCAGTACGACGCGACCGTTTCGGGTGGCCACGGAGGTGGAGGTGAGTACGAAGTACAACTTGGTTTCGGCTGGTCAAACGGAGTCGTTATGGTATTGCTGGATGAGTATGGTGACAGGTTGACCGCGCAGGATTACTTCCTGCCGGGCACCGTGGTCGAGAATGCGGCGTCGCCGCCGGTCGTTTCGACAGCTGGTCAAATGCTGACCGGGCTTCTAGCTCTCATCATATCGTTAGCAGCAGGATTTATAGGGTGAGGTGAGTGTCGAGTCGATAGACAAAAAAATACCTTTACAAAGGACTGGAAAAGacttatatacattttaattgaactttatttttaacagcTATTACGTTATgaacttataaaattgtattcaaGTCTTTTCCATCGATTAATTAATGGTGTATATGAACTAACAGggtatttctttttgttttctgTTTCAGATATCCACGTGACCTAAATCAGCTAGCATAAAATTCGCGAAAAGATACGTTAGAAAGATCGATACTCATCGATCGATGATAGTAGATACTTCCAGTCTCGAAGAAATCGaaatcgattttaaataatattttcactcTTCTTCCTCGCTCATTCGGTTTGTATGATTTAATAATCGGACGACCGATGAAGAGAGCGTAAAACGGGTATAAAAGGACCAAATAGAAGCAAGTGCGGGCACTGTCTTCTGTTATTATTGTAAGACACTCCGAGTATGCGAGGGGGCCTCGAAAACGGCgtcatttttattctcttgcCACGCATGCTTCCAAAGAATATTCTATAAGCCGCaggatatattatacatatattgacgATATTACTTCGCATTTAAGTATCACTCTAGAAGGGACATGAATCTTTGTTGCCTTACTTGcgatatattattgatatcgtACTTaccaattatttaaatttattatgatatttttatatgattttctaTCGTTCCATACTCTACACGCTTCgtgatctattattttatcaaacacATTTGTAGTACgtaatatcgattttatctGAGAATGTCTCTAAGACTATATCGCCAGTACACCTAAACATATCTGCAAACATGTGCCTTCTCAACTATGGAATTATATCGTTATGTTATTTATAGGAATATCGTGGCCCTTCTCGCTGACGGATAACGTAGACAGGATCTATTATCCCTAGACAATCGTCTATTACTTAATCATTCCATCAGACGTGCGCTGTTACGAAGTATATTCTGTGATCATTTAACGAACTACGTTCGCTGGTCGAATTACGTTCTATCATCCTTTCATTGCAggaatttattctttatctttagATCTAAAACTTTGGAAATACCGCAGGCGATTTCTCGAATTTAGAGTCTCTacgatatatacatacatatatatatatataaactgatgtatattattttattttgagattAGCCATTGATATATGTTACTGTACTAGTATTATTAGggtagataaattattatgtcgcgcatatatatatgtaacaaacGAAAATACCGACGTCCCCAAGATATTCCGGGGATAAGTCGGAGCAAGGTTCCTCGACAGGAAAGCGGAAGGATATAAGAAAGGTGCAAAATGAGACAATTAAGGGAACAGTTCGGCAGGACTAGTTACAAACAAAAGATATAACGGGAAAGATTCCGCTCATTCTCTTTTCTCAGAGAATAGTGCGGGACTCATCTAGTCAGTTATGCGTATGGCGCTTAGCCACCTTACTTTTACGAGTCGCAATGGCGACATTGTGAAGGCTGGGCGTCGCCAAAATTACTCCTCTAATCTTTGTCGTTACTCGAAGAGTGCCTTATATATAACTTGGATCTAAAACGGGCGGATAACACGAAGTATTAAACGAGTTGAGGAAAGCGCGAGATAATGGACAATGAACGAACAACCGTTGACGGTTGACAGGTCCACAATGATGACAGATAGTTTGCTTTCAATTCGCGAATTGCCGcctctatattttataattctctctTGCCCATTCGCAACAATCATTCCTCTTAGTTAAATCTGTGAGCTCGACATATACGCAATATACTTGGCGAAATATTGGGGCTATGATCTCTTATTATGTCTACATTTTAACGAATCTATTGAATagattcttaaaaaaataaatagatttgaGAAATGCatcttttggaaaaaaaactgGTTTGTTATATCTgtttaagataatttattatttgataagaCGTGAGggtctaataaaaaaatttaatatttttattttgtatgcatttaaatattggtACAACTtggcaatttattttgtttgcaaAGTtcttaggtatatatatagcacGCAAGCGGCATTAGTAAACCTGCCGATTATCTTATGTTTTTATTCTAGAAAGAAATaccgtaattttttataactctttGTTATTT
The window above is part of the Temnothorax longispinosus isolate EJ_2023e chromosome 8, Tlon_JGU_v1, whole genome shotgun sequence genome. Proteins encoded here:
- the LOC139818473 gene encoding trehalase isoform X1; this encodes MLVVWQGARRCLSCSGQRTNQGHQFHQKHHHREPISEKLDRYHLVRSRGDAVSLLELRPPRRLRKFVGPHPKLITKNEIYCHGELLHTIQMAGIYKDSKYFVDMKMKQPANETLASFRVFMKSMNYVPNKQQVEKFINDTFEMPGHEFEDWDPADWTATPKFLQNIEDDELRKFGSDLNHIWKLLGRKMRDDVRINEELYSIIYVPHPVIVPGGRFREFYYWDSYWIVRGLLLSEMHSTVKGMLNNFVSIVDKIGHIPNGGRIYYAMRSHPPLLIPMVDEYLKITHDDAWLKENLWLLEKEFNFWLTNRTVDIELDGVNYTLARYYEESSGPRPESYKEDYLTSQSFRTAEEKDNYYAELKTAAESGWDFSSRWFVHEGTNKGNLTNLKTRSIIPVDLNTIIQRNAVLLAQYNRQMGNETKAAYYDDLAEKWKEAIRMVLWHEEVGVWLDYDMLNDIKRDYFYPTNILPLWTDCYDTSKRTEYVSKVLKYLEKNQIMLNQGGIPTTLEHSGEQWDYPNAWPPLQYFFVMSLNNTGDPWAQRLAYEISQRWVRSNYKAFNETHSMYEKYDATVSGGHGGGGEYEVQLGFGWSNGVVMVLLDEYGDRLTAQDYFLPGTVVENAASPPVVSTAGQMLTGLLALIISLAAGFIGMVMYKRRHYYAPGPSTMPNKRNVLSSGSNLYRKRLAYTELKDMNND
- the LOC139818473 gene encoding trehalase isoform X3; the protein is MLVVWQGARRCLSCSGQRTNQGHQFHQKHHHREPISEKLDRYHLVRSRGDAVSLLELRPPRRLRKFVGPHPKLITKNEIYCHGELLHTIQMAGIYKDSKYFVDMKMKQPANETLASFRVFMKSMNYVPNKQQVEKFINDTFEMPGHEFEDWDPADWTATPKFLQNIEDDELRKFGSDLNHIWKLLGRKMRDDVRINEELYSIIYVPHPVIVPGGRFREFYYWDSYWIVRGLLLSEMHSTVKGMLNNFVSIVDKIGHIPNGGRIYYAMRSHPPLLIPMVDEYLKITHDDAWLKENLWLLEKEFNFWLTNRTVDIELDGVNYTLARYYEESSGPRPESYKEDYLTSQSFRTAEEKDNYYAELKTAAESGWDFSSRWFVHEGTNKGNLTNLKTRSIIPVDLNTIIQRNAVLLAQYNRQMGNETKAAYYDDLAEKWKEAIRMVLWHEEVGVWLDYDMLNDIKRDYFYPTNILPLWTDCYDTSKRTEYVSKVLKYLEKNQIMLNQGGIPTTLEHSGEQWDYPNAWPPLQYFFVMSLNNTGDPWAQRLAYEISQRWVRSNYKAFNETHSMYEKYDATVSGGHGGGGEYEVQLGFGWSNGVVMVLLDEYGDRLTAQDYFLPGTVVENAASPPVVSTAGQMLTGLLALIISLAAGFIGNIVALLADG
- the LOC139818473 gene encoding trehalase isoform X5 — encoded protein: MLVVWQGARRCLSCSGQRTNQGHQFHQKHHHREPISEKLDRYHLVRSRGDAVSLLELRPPRRLRKFVGPHPKLITKNEIYCHGELLHTIQMAGIYKDSKYFVDMKMKQPANETLASFRVFMKSMNYVPNKQQVEKFINDTFEMPGHEFEDWDPADWTATPKFLQNIEDDELRKFGSDLNHIWKLLGRKMRDDVRINEELYSIIYVPHPVIVPGGRFREFYYWDSYWIVRGLLLSEMHSTVKGMLNNFVSIVDKIGHIPNGGRIYYAMRSHPPLLIPMVDEYLKITHDDAWLKENLWLLEKEFNFWLTNRTVDIELDGVNYTLARYYEESSGPRPESYKEDYLTSQSFRTAEEKDNYYAELKTAAESGWDFSSRWFVHEGTNKGNLTNLKTRSIIPVDLNTIIQRNAVLLAQYNRQMGNETKAAYYDDLAEKWKEAIRMVLWHEEVGVWLDYDMLNDIKRDYFYPTNILPLWTDCYDTSKRTEYVSKVLKYLEKNQIMLNQGGIPTTLEHSGEQWDYPNAWPPLQYFFVMSLNNTGDPWAQRLAYEISQRWVRSNYKAFNETHSMYEKYDATVSGGHGGGGEYEVQLGFGWSNGVVMVLLDEYGDRLTAQDYFLPGTVVENAASPPVVSTAGQMLTGLLALIISLAAGFIG
- the LOC139818473 gene encoding trehalase isoform X2, which gives rise to MAMVPTCSVLMFRPVVHAALFTFLVVLPSTAIADNTITTKPSPCSSEIYCHGELLHTIQMAGIYKDSKYFVDMKMKQPANETLASFRVFMKSMNYVPNKQQVEKFINDTFEMPGHEFEDWDPADWTATPKFLQNIEDDELRKFGSDLNHIWKLLGRKMRDDVRINEELYSIIYVPHPVIVPGGRFREFYYWDSYWIVRGLLLSEMHSTVKGMLNNFVSIVDKIGHIPNGGRIYYAMRSHPPLLIPMVDEYLKITHDDAWLKENLWLLEKEFNFWLTNRTVDIELDGVNYTLARYYEESSGPRPESYKEDYLTSQSFRTAEEKDNYYAELKTAAESGWDFSSRWFVHEGTNKGNLTNLKTRSIIPVDLNTIIQRNAVLLAQYNRQMGNETKAAYYDDLAEKWKEAIRMVLWHEEVGVWLDYDMLNDIKRDYFYPTNILPLWTDCYDTSKRTEYVSKVLKYLEKNQIMLNQGGIPTTLEHSGEQWDYPNAWPPLQYFFVMSLNNTGDPWAQRLAYEISQRWVRSNYKAFNETHSMYEKYDATVSGGHGGGGEYEVQLGFGWSNGVVMVLLDEYGDRLTAQDYFLPGTVVENAASPPVVSTAGQMLTGLLALIISLAAGFIGMVMYKRRHYYAPGPSTMPNKRNVLSSGSNLYRKRLAYTELKDMNND
- the LOC139818473 gene encoding trehalase isoform X4, whose translation is MRRGDAVSLLELRPPRRLRKFVGPHPKLITKNEIYCHGELLHTIQMAGIYKDSKYFVDMKMKQPANETLASFRVFMKSMNYVPNKQQVEKFINDTFEMPGHEFEDWDPADWTATPKFLQNIEDDELRKFGSDLNHIWKLLGRKMRDDVRINEELYSIIYVPHPVIVPGGRFREFYYWDSYWIVRGLLLSEMHSTVKGMLNNFVSIVDKIGHIPNGGRIYYAMRSHPPLLIPMVDEYLKITHDDAWLKENLWLLEKEFNFWLTNRTVDIELDGVNYTLARYYEESSGPRPESYKEDYLTSQSFRTAEEKDNYYAELKTAAESGWDFSSRWFVHEGTNKGNLTNLKTRSIIPVDLNTIIQRNAVLLAQYNRQMGNETKAAYYDDLAEKWKEAIRMVLWHEEVGVWLDYDMLNDIKRDYFYPTNILPLWTDCYDTSKRTEYVSKVLKYLEKNQIMLNQGGIPTTLEHSGEQWDYPNAWPPLQYFFVMSLNNTGDPWAQRLAYEISQRWVRSNYKAFNETHSMYEKYDATVSGGHGGGGEYEVQLGFGWSNGVVMVLLDEYGDRLTAQDYFLPGTVVENAASPPVVSTAGQMLTGLLALIISLAAGFIGMVMYKRRHYYAPGPSTMPNKRNVLSSGSNLYRKRLAYTELKDMNND
- the LOC139818473 gene encoding trehalase isoform X6 — protein: MAGIYKDSKYFVDMKMKQPANETLASFRVFMKSMNYVPNKQQVEKFINDTFEMPGHEFEDWDPADWTATPKFLQNIEDDELRKFGSDLNHIWKLLGRKMRDDVRINEELYSIIYVPHPVIVPGGRFREFYYWDSYWIVRGLLLSEMHSTVKGMLNNFVSIVDKIGHIPNGGRIYYAMRSHPPLLIPMVDEYLKITHDDAWLKENLWLLEKEFNFWLTNRTVDIELDGVNYTLARYYEESSGPRPESYKEDYLTSQSFRTAEEKDNYYAELKTAAESGWDFSSRWFVHEGTNKGNLTNLKTRSIIPVDLNTIIQRNAVLLAQYNRQMGNETKAAYYDDLAEKWKEAIRMVLWHEEVGVWLDYDMLNDIKRDYFYPTNILPLWTDCYDTSKRTEYVSKVLKYLEKNQIMLNQGGIPTTLEHSGEQWDYPNAWPPLQYFFVMSLNNTGDPWAQRLAYEISQRWVRSNYKAFNETHSMYEKYDATVSGGHGGGGEYEVQLGFGWSNGVVMVLLDEYGDRLTAQDYFLPGTVVENAASPPVVSTAGQMLTGLLALIISLAAGFIGMVMYKRRHYYAPGPSTMPNKRNVLSSGSNLYRKRLAYTELKDMNND